Genomic window (Culex pipiens pallens isolate TS chromosome 3, TS_CPP_V2, whole genome shotgun sequence):
cacgacaaatttcagctcatttggttgaaaactggcttgtctcaagcgagttcaagtttacatgggatttactatgggaaattttgaattttcgttcattcgctcctacaggcctggggaaaacatgtagaaacttctaggatggccagaattGAGCGGaattgtctggagaacaactttccctaagagaccaggtcgattcgttcaacccccatcgagctcaacggcaatacatccggggttttcggaaccaaaggttttccccagaaaggcatcaaattttccttagcatgctatgaatgcttgatgaacagcGCGACGCCACGTGTCAAACAGCTACTTGGTTGCTGTGCaaactcaatttattttttgattataaATTCGATTTGCTCgtataaacagtttttttaaacttttattggaaagtattttagattttttttcctagcAAATCTTGATTGTAAGTACCATATTTAGGTCACAGATTTTGcattttccataatttcaagccagttttcaaccaaatgagctgaaatttgtcgtgtaagtccctatgggtatgccctacaaggggaaccacaccagaacttgatctgagaacttttcaaaatccgtacccaccctaaccttcatgaaactttcaggaatgattggaaatcatcttttaagtggatttaataaattatctgtaatatgtaattttatgattttcccCTTATCGTTGATCGTCTATAATTTTATCGCCGATAaaatcggaataacgataacgatagcgatagtttatcgttatcgtcccgacgataacgataaccattatcgttatcgtcagacgataatattatcgatgataattctatcgattaacaaccttggtttGTAGgcgttttcattttattagagttttatttttcaaactaaaacttttaaagaattttgaagttttgagtaTATTTGGTAAATACGAAGTTTTCGGAAAATTgtcacttcggataaccgaatctCGAAAAGAAAAAGTTTTATGTTGTCTTATTTTCAATTCGtgaacttaagtatgacccctactCTTgagtaatttagaaattttatattagGGATGGCGGCTAAAATGGCAGTggggaaatattgaaaaaaaaaatcattttgtcatttaaaaggcaatcaactattcaaatttgactaaaatggagaGCCTCGTAGCGCGGTgattagcggcttcggctgccgattcctaagttgctatggggtgcgggttcgattcccgccttatcctcctggccttctatcggatgaggaagtaaaacgtcgatccatttgcgtaaaagaggttttgggtgactcaccacacataaccttcggacgcctagaaatgagcagaaacttgcaacagagcccacaaaagacccgggggtcgttaaagtggattgctttgcttttttggagACGTAGGGGAACGGCATGTAtttccatcgtgcacctaatgttggcatatcacgTTTTTGAAAcgcgattttttgaatataagaCACTTTTCTAGTAATATAAACATACCTTTCGACGTATTCTATATAAGCACGCATTGTCGCAAtagttttactttacttttctATGTTAAATCTcgttaaaatgcaaaataactAGTTTTCCTCCCACATATTTTGCACCTTCAACACTTTTTTAACAAGCCACGAAAAAACTGCCGATCACCTTAATCCGTTATCGGATGATTGACAATTTTCTTTCCTGAATTAAGCACATTACTTTCCCTTCTGGTTTGCTCTTAATGGGCACAATGATTCGTAAattttatctattatctatttcCTCACTTCAGATACATTAATATATTGTCGAATCACTGAAAAATATACTTTtataaagcaataaaaaaaggaaCTCAAAATCTTATTTAAGCTCGCTAGTTCTCGACAAAACTGTTTGAAGCTGTCACTAATACTAACGTACAGTAAGGACGGTTGCCAGATCGCTTAAAATAAATAGTCCAATTTTCCTATGGATTAATGTTTTTATCGTCCCTTTTAACCATATTCACAAGAAAACTGGCAACTTATGTCATCTGACAGACAAAAAATGCTTAGCCCCTTTGAGTTTGTTTGACAGTTCCCAAAAATCTGATTTCAGAGAAGCATCAGCGTGGTTTCGAAAAGATGATTTGTGAGTTaaagtttgtttatttaaataaaaatcaagtttaatttcacttcTGCATTGTTTTATAGTTCCTAATGCTTTGGATTTAAGTGTACCCACTCCGAGGGAGGATGAAGGACGGCGGCCACGGCCTAGCTCAGTTTTTGCACGTGTTTCGCTTCCGCTAGACCTCAGGAAGCGGGCTGATGCTGTCATCATTTCGGCCTCGGCGGAGGGCCGCAACTCTCTCCCGAGAGACAGAACAACCGATGCGCAATCCTGCCGTACACGATCCCGTTCCCGTTCCCCATCACGCTGGCTTCCGCGTGGCCACATGTTTACCCCGAGAAGCAGCGCTGCTTCCGCCGCCGGAGCCGAAGCGAACACCAAGATGGATGGCCACATGCTTGACCCGAGAGGCAGCGCAGCTTCCGCCGCCGGAGCCGGAATGAACACCGTGATGGGTGGCCACATGTTTACCCCGAGAAGCAGCGCAGCTTCCGCCGCCGGAACCGGAGCGAATACCGTGATGGATGGCCACATGTTTACCCCGAGGAGCAGCACAACTTCCACCGCCGAAGCTGGACCGAATACCGTGATGGGTGGCCACATGTTTTCCCCGGGGAGCAGCACAGCTTCCGCCGCCGGAACCGGAGCGAATACCGTGATGGATGGCCACATGTTTACCCCGAGGAGCAGCACAACTTCCACCGCCGAAGCTGGACCGAATACCGTGATGGATGGCCACATGTTTACCCCGAGGAGCAGCACAACTTCCAACGCCGGAACCGGAGTAAATACCAAGATGGATGGCCACATGCTTGACCCGAGAGGCAGCGCAGCTTCCGCCGCCGGAGCCGGAATGAACACCGTGATGGGTGGCCACATGTTTACCCCGAGAAGCAGCGCAGCTTCCGCCGCCGGAGCCGGAGCGAATGCTTACCTTCATGGATTGGCGGAACTCTTGAACACTAACAACTGTCCAGCTCAAGCCCGACTTCCTGGCGGCCACGGGTTGCCCCCGAGAGACAGCGCATCCTACGCCATCACTGATCACCACTCTCAACTATCGCTAATCCCGATACCGGAAGAAGAACTTCCCAGTAGCAGCGCTGGCACGCGTGCCTCGAACCCGTTGAGTGAGGAAGATGACGAAAAACGTGTTGAACAGGGTAAACATGTTAAAGaatcaaaaacttcaatttatttttaaatgcttaaTTTATTTTACAGTTCAGAACAAAGACGCTAAATATTCCAAGGAGACCCTTGAGCTTGTGCTTGAAAAGGTCACAAGTGGTGTGTTGACCACGTACATGGCGAGTAAGGAGTACGGCATCCCGCGTGGAACAATTCAGTTCCGATTGGGTGATAAGTGTAAACACCAGGAGAGGCCTGGCCCACCGACGACGCTTACCGCGGAAGAAGAACAGACACTCGTCACGTGGCTGTTCGAGATGCAGCGGAAAGGGTTCCCCGTGACAGCTGCAGGACTCCAAGAGAAAGTGTCCCTTTTCATCAAAGCCTCTCCGCGGCCAAACCGTTTCAAGGAAGGAGTCCCcggtaattttattgttttaaagatatttatAGAGAACGTATCGTGACCTTTATTTGTCTAAATTTTACACCTGAAGCCGTTTTATAACgtatttttgactgttccaaagtaacaaactgctgtgtgagttggcggagaattacacgtatttgtttttatataaaaaataaattatatttttttaaagaatttttagattttaattttggaggccagatctattttattttgaaaatatggacCCTTCGACATTTTTtgatcagcccagttagcgagcagcttTTGGTAACTGGGCTACGGTCTCAACCCAGTTACCGAACTAGTACTGTATAtgaattctttaattttctaattatttcattttttttaaatacctatttATTAAACTAAATATGCTTATtattaataattaattattcAATTCAACAGGCAAGAATTGGGTGGTGGGCTTTCTAAAGCGCCATCCCGATATCGCAGTTCGAACGCCGGAAGGTGTTTCGGCGGCAAGCGCACGCGTTTCTGAAGGTGATTTACGTGGCTGGTTCAGCAATGTGTTGACTTACGCGATCGCTGAACGCTTGATGGAAGCGATGAAAGACCCGCAGCGGAAGGTGAACGGGGACGAGATTGGTTTTTATTTATTCCATCTGGCGAAAAAAGTCCTGGCGAAGCGAGGTAGCAGGGACGTAATGATGGTTGAGGCCGGAGACCCGAAGAAAAACAtaactgttttgttttgcttttccgCCGATGGGGATTATTTCCCGCCGATTGTGGTTTTGCCATACGAGCGATTTCCGCCAGATGTTATCCAAAGCTATCCAGGAAGCTGGGGCCTCGGCAAAACAAAAAGCGGATGGATGGACACAAAAAAATTCGTGCTATACATTCAGAAGGTTTTGTACCCTGCCCTGGTCCGAAAAAGGGTGACGTTTCCGGTACTCTTCTTCGTCGATGGACATCGTTCTCACACAGCCTTTGCCGCGGCGGATGCGTGCCTAAAGCTGGGGATAGTGCTGATAGCACTTTATCCCAACGCAACCAGAATCATTCAACCTGCCGATGTGGGAATATTCGGTCCACTCAAGCAATCCTGGAGGAAAATCTTGGCTCGAATGCCGCCGAACGAAGCCGTAACGGTTAAAACCTTTGCCGACAAGCTGCTCCCGGCAATGAATGAAGCTTTCAAGCCGGAAACGATCAAGGCTGCATTTAAAGTATGCGGCATTGAACCATTCGATCCAAATGCACCAAACTACACGAAATGTTTGGCCAAGTCCTCAGGTAATAAGGCTCATAATCTTACTTATTAAATCATAAACTTAATTaaccttttcaattttcagAGATACTCCAAACATTTCCTGGCTTGAACGAAAATCCAACTCGAGGACCAAATCAAGCATTGGCCAACTCTTCCAGCGTGTACTCATCCACACCAGCCACAACCGAGTCGATTAGGCCACCAGTCCAATCGCCGCTTCCAGAATTGGTCGATTCGGCCAGATTGACGATCCCTGAAGGCAGATTCTACGACGTCGCGATGGACGACGCGAACGTGGCACCAGTCCAATCGCCGCTTCCGGAATTGGTCGATTCGGCCAGATTGACGATCCCTGAAGGCAGATTCTACGACGTCGCGATGGACGACGCGAACGTGGCACCAGTCCAATCGCCGCTTCCGGAATCGGTCGATTCGGCCAGATTGACGATCCCTGAAGGCAGATTCTACGACGTCACGATGGACGACGTGAACGTGGCACCAGTC
Coding sequences:
- the LOC120422008 gene encoding uncharacterized protein LOC120422008, which produces MDGHMLDPRGSAASAAGAGMNTVMGGHMFTPRSSAASAAGAGANAYLHGLAELLNTNNCPAQARLPGGHGLPPRDSASYAITDHHSQLSLIPIPEEELPSSSAGTRASNPLSEEDDEKRVEQVQNKDAKYSKETLELVLEKVTSGVLTTYMASKEYGIPRGTIQFRLGDKCKHQERPGPPTTLTAEEEQTLVTWLFEMQRKGFPVTAAGLQEKVSLFIKASPRPNRFKEGVPGKNWVVGFLKRHPDIAVRTPEGVSAASARVSEGDLRGWFSNVLTYAIAERLMEAMKDPQRKVNGDEIGFYLFHLAKKVLAKRGSRDVMMVEAGDPKKNITVLFCFSADGDYFPPIVVLPYERFPPDVIQSYPGSWGLGKTKSGWMDTKKFVLYIQKVLYPALVRKRVTFPVLFFVDGHRSHTAFAAADACLKLGIVLIALYPNATRIIQPADVGIFGPLKQSWRKILARMPPNEAVTVKTFADKLLPAMNEAFKPETIKAAFKVCGIEPFDPNAPNYTKCLAKSSEILQTFPGLNENPTRGPNQALANSSSVYSSTPATTESIRPPVQSPLPELVDSARLTIPEGRFYDVAMDDANVAPVQSPLPELVDSARLTIPEGRFYDVAMDDANVAPVQSPLPESVDSARLTIPEGRFYDVTMDDVNVAPVQSPLPESVDSTRLTIPEGRFYDVTMDDANVAPVQSTYRLDPELVDSGIVYFPEDVTSSVVDETNMTPVAEPTLPLQDQTNTRPISIADFLTTPPTPKRKGKHINYKIRTNPILTAAERMEELRENERQKEQAKQQKLENARKREQKRADKEVDKR